TAAATGATTGTTTGTGtacaaaattttaagaaaacaactttaaaatttgTTCAGTTATCTGTAACATAATCATGTTCAATTTAAATCAGACAGGGCTCACTATAATTATAAATGTCACAAACCCATGATCCCAGTAGATCTGATTCAGCTTTTTACAATTTTGAAGTGCTTTGTATATTCCAAACAAAATCCGAGCTATAATCAAACACATTGTTTCTGGTTTAGCTAACTTCCAGCTAAGGCCACAATTAAACATGTATGTTAAACATGGGATAACAAGAATTAACCTTATTCCTCTAGACACaataaagagataattaagtcCTACTTTTCCACTTCTTACCTAAGTGAGGAGAGTGCTGGAAACAACAGTCTCCAGCAAGCCATTCTCTTGCCCTAACCTCCAcaagagaaaaatctgtgtattATTTTAGTATTTCCATAAACTCACTTAAAGCAGATTACCTACAGTTTAGGTCTGGCCAGTAACAGAACTTGTTATCACAAAATTTACTAAATCTTAATCCAGATTATAGACAGCATTCAAGAGATTCATGTTAGAAAAGAAATCATAGCAAACGCAACACTACGGTTGAGAATATAAAGATATTAGACaagttaaaaaaatccaaatatataaaaatccagGTTAagttaattgttaaaaaaaagcaaaacaagcaaaactgAAAATTAGTAAGTAACAGAACTAACAGGAATGCTAGGAGACTAGTTAACATGTTTATGAAAAACAAGATATTGGTCAAAAAAGATCAACCAAAGAGAATTCCTAACTTTCATAACCAGTCGCCAGCAAAAGCAGGCGCTATGTCATGGAAGCACTTCACCCTACAACAGCGTGAAACTTTGCGGCTCTGCGCTCCTAACAGCGTGCCGCCTGCCTGACGGGCGCGGTCGCCTGCTGCGAGTCGTGCCCCGCCAGGCGATCACGTGCGGCTAGACGGGTGACATCCAGAGGAAGGACGGGCCTGCTCTTCTCTCACCGGACACCATGGCAGCAGATTCATGAACTGTGCTGGTACAACCATCCTCCCAGTAACAAGGTTAAAACCTTGAGCCACCTCCACCTCTTTCTCTTGTTCTACCTCCAATTAACCTGCCAAGTTCTGCTCACGTTACTCCCACAGTGTTATGTGCACGTCTGTTATCCGTCCTTTGCATTCCTGTTGTCACTGTCCTGGTTCCGGACTCCTAACATGACTATGATTTCTGCACCTCTCCACCAAATCCTTTAACTTCTATTTAAAAGGCAGTTTTAAAAGCTTTACTCAAattcttaaaaaggaaaacttcACTGTCTCCTCACTACAAATTAATTCTAGCATCATGGGTCAGCACTCCAGCATTCTACGTCCGCTACCTAACTCTAGCCCCTTACCTCCAGTCTCCTAGTACTTTAGTAGCAGTGTTTTTACcactgaagtgcagtcagtttacaatgttgtgtcaattgctggtgcccagcataacagttcagtcatacatataatatatatattccttttcatattctttttcattataggtaacttACTagaggatattgaatatagttccctgtgctatacagtataaacttgtttatctattttatatatagtagttagatgCTACTTCCCAAAGCCTTGCTGGGTTCTGGTCTGGCTGAAGgtaccttcctcctcctctaaaCTTGCACAGTTCTTCACATACACTTACAACTCAGCACTTAAAATTGGTTCTGTATTACAGTTATGCATCTGTGTGCTTTTACAATATTGTAAGATCCAATTTATCTCCGTagtacttagcataatgcatAAACCACCTATAAGCTGAAAAAAATGCTTGTTAAGTTAGTGAATAAATCAGCCAATCAGTATTGTGGGCAAACAGCCCAGTTTTTGCTGGCATGATTAAACAATTAGCATCCATGAGGGTGACTCTAAATACTCAAATGATTAGATTCTATTCAATTTACTGTTTCACAAGGCAAAAATAAGAATAACATTTAGAAACACTACCATCAAAATGGTTAGGATAAAAATCAACTTTGACACTAGTTTTCCATTACCTAGAAAATTTACTCAACTTGAACAATTCATTACCATCCAGATAAATACAAACAGATACATACTCTTAACGAAGAACAGCACCATATGAACAAGAACAAAAATAGCAGCACcacagagactgagaaactacagaaGCCCATCTTGCAGTGTATCAGGAATAGCTGTTTAAAATACAAGTTTGAACatgtcatttctttatccttaaaaaTTCTTCAGTGACTTCTTAAACTTCTTAGCAAGCATCTGAAATTCTTCAGTGACTTCTTAAACTTCCTAGCAAGCATCTGAAACATCAACTCCGCTCTTCTGACATTATCATCTCCCCAAACAACTGTAACTGGTTCTCCCGACCCTTCGTAAACTCCAGATTCTGTTCCTTTAGTGCCACACCATGTTGGTCTCCAGCTGAAATGTCCCACTTCATCTCTTCCTGCATTTTCAGGGCCCAGCGGCAAGCTCGCAAGCCTTCTGTGACAGCACACCTGTGCTTACCCACCTGGTCACCACGACTAGGCCCGCGCAGCTGCATGCGGGCTTTCGCGGCCTCTGGGATAGCACAGCCTGGCACAGCTGTTAGTAACTAAGCCTTGACTGCGTGGAAATCCCCTTTGActactgctttatttttctctctcattttaaaCATAATGACAAGAAACGTATCAGCatgatcttttttctctttctttcgaGGCTCTACTTGACAATGAGACAGACAGCAAAGGCAGCGGGGAAAAAGAAACCCAACTTAATTCCCAGCTCCCCTCAAACTGGGGCCTGGGCTAAGCCAACAGCTTGAACCCCCAGCACATACAGTCCATACACCACTTATCTGCATACTGTCCCGCAGAGTTCGCTAATTCTGACAATTTTACATGTGTTGTGAGCAACGCTTTCCTAAGGTCTCCGACATCGGGGCATGGCTCACACCTCTTACATATCCCACGTACAGCCTCGCCTGGAGAAATTGTCCAGGTATTTGGTTTAATTAGAAGCTGGTTTGTTCCTCTAGAGTTTAATTATAGTAGAAAATCAAAATTGTCTTGTACTCTTTTAGGCTGAATGAATCACTAGAAAAGCATGTAGTTTCTTGAAGATGCAATACAGTAATATTTAAAAAGACACCACAGAAGATACTcatgaaaagacaaataatttaATACATCTTGAAAAGCTTTCTCAGTcctgtttttccctttccctcaGCAGACAGCGTTCCTTCCGCATTTTCTACAATGACAGAATGACTTTCCTAGCGGCTCACACCCACTCCGCCCCTGGTGCTCCTCAGCACTTACTGCCGCAGGCCTCTGGCCAGTGCCGCCGCTGGCAGGACCGGAAGCAGGCAAAGAGCCTATTAGGCAACGTGCCGTCTGCCGTTCCGCTGAAAAGGAACCGgcatgagaaataaaagaaatgactttgctaaaaaaaaaaaaagaatgtggataTATTGCATTAGTGGTATTGACTAAAAGATCTAGCAccaatttttagttatttttttctcgTTGGAAAAGTCACTCTTTAATTATAATGGTGGATCTGTTGTAGAATGCTTTACTTCCAAACTGTCAGCATGGAAGTGTTCTGAAGACACTGAGACGAAGCAACACCCAATGTGTTTCCATACGTAAAAACATTTTTCCTGCATCGATTTTAAGTAGCTAGAAAGTCCCAATTTAGTTTAAATATCCAGGGTGAgcatttgattaaaatatatgGTCCACAGATAAACATCTGAATACAGTGAGTAAAGAAAGTTCACTTGCTGCCACAGAAGagttataatttctaaaatattactACTGTTGATTCTACTCACTACCAGTTTCTAAAACAAAGAGTCACTTAAGAGGAGTGTTTCCAGTTTGTGGACAGTGACCTCTTAGTGGGTAGTAAATCAATTTACTGGATCATGACCAGTatcaatttttaatgaaaaagaataaaatagaaaatattagaatGCATCGCACTTAATTCAGGTGGGTGAACGAGTGAACAAGTGAGTGTGTATACGTATGAATATGAATTTGTACATGAGGTCAAGACGTAAAATGAAGTTCCAATAAAAATGCTGAATACcactgttattttttcttctttttaggagGTTACAGATTGCTATGCTATCATAGAACAGCATTGTGCAAACACGCACTCATCTTACTGATATATTTCCTTTCACAACATTCTCCCTACTTGGACTTCaattatttccctttctttacCTATTAAAAATTCACTGTTACTTTGACCTCAAAATATTTTCGGGGGAGCGTGggggcgtagctcagtggtagagcgaatgcttagcacacacaaggtcttgaggctcaatctccagtatcttcactaacaaaaacaataacaaaagcaattttttttgttCCTGATTGCAGATAAGTTGATAGAATATACTTTgccttaaataattttaaatatttaaaaaattgtaataacTAGGGTGATCCTATAATTTATTGTGCAATCCAGGACACTTGTGAGAGGGAAAGAGGCAGTCACTCTGTTAGCACCTTGATGCTCTTCATGCTGCCAGTATAAAAAGGATGCCGTTTAATTCAAACATTACTAAACACAAAAAGtcaatagttaaaataaaaaatccaaaagcatttaaaatgaattatatgaaatttctgatttttaatgaaaattaataatgTTCTAATTAAACTGTACAAATAATCAACCAAGGGGGAAAAACCTGTATGAGCCTGTAAAACATTAatctaaaaagaacaaaaccgGAAAAAGAAGTCCACCAGTAGTGCAGTCTACGCTGACTGGGACAAATTCCTGATTAAGAAGTATGTCTTGAATTTACAACGTGGGGTATAAAGTAAGCCCTTTGGACCTAGTCTCTTCAGACAAAAATCCTTCAGAAAAGCACAGCAGCTTCGTAACTGCTTGTCCACGACTGAAGGCACATGAAAGTTATTAAACAATTTATCTGAACCGGCCCAATGGATGATAAACCGGTCAACTCTGGGCAAAATTCAAATATGCGAGGTTTATTCTTTTTCGACAATTTAAGTTTGTCCCGAGTATAGTTACCTCTTCCACGTCTTTAATTCCAAAGCTTTCCTActatcttcattatttccttctactTAAATTAGGACTTATATTTGTTACCATAAAAATTAGCTTTATGTTACACAGTTTGGCATTTTAAGtatcttctcttaaaaaaaaaaaaaaaaaaaaggatttcttaGGGCTCCTGAGTCCCAGTTCTGTGTTCTTCCCACTTCGCTTTTATTTGACATTTCCTCTTTCTTAGTTTCCCACCAGAGGAAGGGTCCATACGTGACCTTCAAGGGGTGTGTAAAGCCCACACACAGAAGCACTTCCACCTGCAGACAAGTAAGTGCATGCTTCCGGGATGGGCCCGAGCTTCCGCAAAAGCCTCCGAAGGGCCAAAAACTCCTGCAAAGACCTCCGTCTGCCCACTACATCGGAAGCAGCCGAGTCACCAGTACGTGCACATTTGGGAAACGGAGGGGCATCCTTTTCACTCTGCTCAGGCTGGTTAGAGTGTTTCTCTCCCTCAAAAAGCCACCAGCTCGCAGAGAAGAGATCAGGAGCTGGGGGCATCTAAGGCGGCCTGGGGGTTTATTCCATCATAGGTAACCAAGCAGGCCTCTGTCACTTCCTCCAGGGGTACCTAAGGTTTTTCCTCCCGAGTAGGCCACATAATTAAATGTTCGTATGAACCGAGTTTGCCTGAACTAGGAGGACAGACACCAGACGCTGCTGTGGAGACTTCAGTTCGCCTACTCTCCCTTTGCATTGCTTCAGTTTTGTGCTATACTTGGattaagggaaattaaaaaaaactgtatttcatCAAAATAGCATCTACATATTCTGGAACAATAAAGCCTTTTACTCGTATGAATTGGTGAGTCCGTTATAATGACCCAGTGGACCCTCCAGGACAACAGGTTGGGACCACTGCTTTGTACCAGTTCATACTAAACTGACAGGGATGAAGAGAGTGGGCACGCGGACTTTATAAATACAATACGGAACTCTCCacttggaaaacaaaaaacatttataaAGCTGATTCTAAGAACCGTCCTACTGGCATGGATAAGCAGCACAGATACTGGTCAAGAAGAGCTGAAAACTCAGGGAAAAGCTTCAGAATACCCACGGGAGCATGAGTTTTTATGTTTCTTAAAAGCGGTTAGAGGCTGCAGAAAACACCGCCCCAGACTCTTCAGTGCTTCATTTCCCCTCACTCTGCCCTAGGGcagagagaagggcagagaaaACACACTGCGTATTTTCTGACACCTTTGGCACTTTGGTTAAgtgtttaataatattttaaacatagtaTCCCTTTCTTCTGATGCCCATAAAAATGTATCCCTTCTCGTGCTGTATTTTTCTCAAATGATGGAACTTTTTAGATGATAAAGTGTCCATGAGAACGCGCCCTGGGTCACTGGAAGGTCACTGCCAGGTATCCATAAGCCATCAGTCCTATGTTCTGAAGGACTTTCAGATGAGGTGAAGGCATTGCTGGATGTTTACTTTACGTGCCTCAACAGTCAGAATGGAACGTTTTCTAAACTCCTCTGAAACTGAGTCCAGGCCTAAGTacttcctgggtccctgccccCTCTAGTCAGACTTCCCCAGAACACTCCCCACCGTGAACCCAACTTCACCTTCAGATTTCCAACTGCCTTCATTTTGTATGTGGTAGATAATACAGATTAAAAGGAAAGCCCTATGGGCAAGACAGCGTTGATCTGAACTTCAATTCTGCTATTATTAACTGCTTTAGTCTGGAAACCTTGCTTAAGTTCTCTAGGCTCTAGTCTCTTGTAAAACGGAGAGAATTCTAGTACCAACAACTCAACTGGTGGtgtgaaaattaaatgttacACTTGTAAGCTGaaaagcacagtgcctgacacacagaagtACTCGATACAAGTTGGTGGCTATGGTAACGATAATGAGGATGTCCTGTTTCTACAGGCTCTTTTTTTTCACGGCCTCCCTGCCTCTGATGTCTGCGATCACCCCCCAAGACTGATGACAGCAGGAGTAACATCCTAAAGACTAAAATGTCACACTAGAAGGACTAATCCAGCAAAGTAAAACTCACTCTATTTCctgctttttaataaaaatggtcAGCAGTCACCCCTGGTCATTTATATATTAAGTTACAGGATAAAgcgaagaagcagaagaaagaaaggcaCCAGTGCGAAGACAAGTGTTCCTCTGGTGGCAAGAACATACGGGATGTGAGCTgcaggaagacacgaggaggagcAAAACCGCTGGTGAACAGCAACTGGAAGAAAGCAGAAGGCAGCCAcctaaaagagcaagagaaacgAAGACTCGAAGGAGAATTTTAGGCAAAAGGATTAATGTAGATTTACTtagaaaagagaacattttaagaTGTGAGAGGAATGGGATTTGCTAAAGCAGGGCAGCTTGAAAGGCTACAAATGAAAAGAGCGAGGCATTCTGGAGGCTGTAAGAAGCAGTATCACGTACGAGTGAGCGAATACAACTCCCGCAAGCTAGCAGCACGAAGAGGCATCTGCCAGGCTGGGCTGACCAACCAAAACCAACACAGAGATGTGCATGCTAACACTTACGTGCACGGCTGTATTCATTCATCTTAAATATAGTTCAGGGGCATTGAAAGAAAAATCTATTCAGTTGTCATCATGAGCCACTTTTAAGGTCTGCCCCCTCAAAGAGTTGATCCATAGACTAATGAAGACATTAGTTTGCTTGGTTTTctatataatttccttttctaataAAGCATTTTCCCAAGCTAGAACTACCATCTTTTTCACTGAAGAGAGGTGTCTTACTAGAATCtactaacaaaaataaatttaaaaatcaagaacagtataatttaaaaatcaactggAATAAAGTAGACTCAAAAGCTCCACATCTCTATTGGGTTACCTTTTCCCCCAAATCAGGTCAATAAGAGCCAAATGAAAATGAGTAACTTGCTTAAAATTATATCCAACAGTTTACAAGTTGCTGAAATTTAGTGTGTTTTCCAACTCAACTGCTGCTTACAAAAGAAAGCCATAAATATCATCTGAACTAGCACCAGTCTGGtgtgaaaaaaaagtatattgtATCAAACAGACTTGCTGTGTTATCTGTTCAAACATACCTGTACCAGTCAAAAGTCCAGCACTCTTCTTTCGTGCATAAGCGCGTAAGTGGTTGGACAGGCTAACAGCACTTGTAAACGTCGTATTGCAATGCACACATGTTCTAAGCGTCACAGGCACACCTATCGTTCAAAAGAAAACTATAATCCAGTTCTCACTTCAGAAAGGGAAATTTTCTTAGCTAAAAGCGTGAAGAAAAGCACCACAATAAAGATGGTTTAAAAAACGTTCATTGAGTTAGCTTAAGATAAGGAGGGGGAATTAAGTTAACTATTAGTAGTTCGGAGTTAGTGTTTAGAGCCAACCCATGCTCTTTGGAAAGGGAGAAGCAGAATGTCTTGAACCTCCGAGCTCCTCTGGATTTAACACCTATTGTCACTTTCTTGCAGATTTCTGTGTTACGCAGATCATTTCCTAAACCTAAAATACAATCCTGTGATTTGAATAGCACAGTTCCGTTGAGAAGTTTCAAAGTTTACAACAttaccaataaaaaaaattaaaaagtctagTTGACAAAGTGGTAATGAAAGTGTTTTACCCACAAAACCGTAAAAGGCTCAATACTAAATTAGGCTTTCTGATGAAGGCTGGGAGAAAAGGTGGTAAAACACACCACTGAACAGCTGTTAGACACAACATTTTATTCAGGGCATTTTATGTTCATTACTCTGAGTGCGCAATCAATAATGAAAGTTAATGATTTGAAGTTTTTTGCTAAAATCTTTGTGCTAAACAAATGATCAACAAGCTGACATCTTAGTCATCACGGTAAAGAAAACAAGTTGAAACAATAAACTCCTAACTTCTCAGAAAACCCTCACGCCCCCAACACATTTCAGTTGGTTTCTTCGGCATTACTGTGGTAGCCACAAATATGCTTTCCCTCTCCGAAGGGTACCTCGGCCAACACAGCTAACATACCTTCCTTGTATGTCCctctgaaaaatgttaaaaagtcaCCTTTGAAAGACTTTCTTCGTAAAAGAGAAAGAGCCCTATTAACCAGAAGCCGATACAAGATAAACTGTTTTTCAGACCACTGACAGTACAAGGTAATCTTTCCTCAAATCAAAACTGCATTACAAATATGTGGGATATCCCAATGTCCGCCCAAAGTAAGCAAAGCTACATTACAGTGATTTTACTCATTATTAATCCACTGACCAGTGCCTTTTACCTTAGACACATTCAACCAAGGCCTAAAATTATGAGACCATCTAAATTTATCTTCAACATTCTTAACTTCCAAAAGAAACCTACAAAGACACAACCTTTTTCTAGTCTAAAATTACAAACCAGACTTCGGAACACCAAACAAAGCTTGGCGACTTTACCTGCCGCATCATTTGCcaatacatacaaaatatttctttgaaaagaaaaaccactGGTGCACAACCACTAAGCTAAACCATCTGTTCTGTCCCATTAGAACACCACAGTAAAATCTCAAAGCCCAAACCAATGTTTTGTACTCACAACAGTTCTCCAAAACCAAACTGTACCACGATACAATGAGAAACTGGACTGGGAGAAGTTTCTTTGGGTTAATCACAACACACAATAGATACCAATCCATTCAGTTTAAAGAGTGTTTTGTTTCACCTAAGCAGTAGGAAAACCAACAACTAAAATCTTGCAAACAGCATCACTTTGGAGCATGGCAAAAAATATGGCATCCTTGTCAGTAACACTGCTTCTGAACAATGCAACCTCCCATCCAAAGAACCAGCCCCCGGCCACAGCACATTTTATCTTTACAGgtcagctttatttatttatttttccccagtttgtttttgctttagttCTCACCTTACATTGAGACCAAGAGACGAGGCACAGAGAACTCCGTGCTGAGGAACATCAGTTGATGATTTATACAGAAATAACACTATAACCAACCTCTGCTCTGCAAAAAAAGCAGCTTAAATGAAAAAGGTCCTGAGAAAGTATTTTCTACACATATCCCACTACAGGAAGCGTGATTAAATTGTGTGTAAATTACATCCAATGGTCACAAACGTCCTCTTACCTGAGTGCATAGCGAAGTCCATTTTCTGTGGTTGGTACATCAGTGGACTGTCTTCATTTAATGGAAGAACACATTTCTGAACAAATCTCTTTCTTGCAGTTTGATTATGGATCTTttgaggagaaacagaagaattcCGCTCTTCtcccatccttttatttttaagcagttCTATCAGTGTAAGAGACTGACTCTTTCTTCCACTGGGCAGTTCTGGTTTTGTTTCATCGTATTCATTTAAGAAACTCAGCCCTTCTTCCTCTGATGCAGACACTGATAAAGCTTCAGTCTTTAGGCCATTACGGTATGTTTCAAGAGGTATAACACTTTGAGACAGAAAGTCATCACTTGATGCGAATTTTTGAGCTACAAATGGTCTAGGAATAATACGACGACTGTTCAGTGCCTTCAAGATCTTCTcgtatttttcttcattttgcatcatctcatttagaACACAGATTGGAGACTTGTGAGCATCCCATTTGGTCTTTCCCAGTCTTTTTAGGTGGCCTCTAACATGATTTGATAATCCAATTTTAGTATCAAACCAACCACCACAGAGCTGACAAGTGTGTTCAGAGGTGGCTTCGGACTTCTCTATagctaaaaaaaagtttttaagagtATTATCAGAATTTTTTATAAACTGGTCACCTTAAAACAAATCaactctaaaatataaaattatgtgaTTCTAACAAAGACCAAATGTGAGCAAAACCTTCAAGTCCTTTGAATTCAAACACAGACATATTAGCCCGAATGATCCACATGAAAACTTACCTTTTCTAACTCGCTTAACAGGTGTTCCTGTCCCAGTTCTTTTGAAATGCTGCATTTTGTCACTTGTGGCTATTTGTTCAGGTGAAACAACATGGCGGGCTTCGTAGCTCAGCCCTGCTCTGTGGAGATGTCCCCGGACATGATTTGACAGCCCAACACCTGTTTCAAATGTTGCTGGGCAGTAAGGACATGATTTCTTCTCAAGAGACAGATCAGTCCAATGAAAAACAGAACTGTGTTTTGACaatgaagtttctgcattttctaaatgCTGAGGATCATGTATCTCATGCAGAAAGCTATTAGTTCCAGCATCTTcgtaatattcaaaataaaagccATCGTTCTGATCATAACTAAGGGCAGTACTTTCTCCAGGCTCTCGGCCTTCCACCTTGCTTTTAAACAGCGGGAACAGGTTCACATGCTCCTGATTAATGCCACTGTAGGAGTCATCCTCCACAGTCTGGGTAGCGTAGTCGCCCAGCTCAACGTTGTCCCAGGAACTTTCGTCTTCTGTTTCGTAGCTATCTTTCTTTTCAGCAGAATTGAGTTTCTGCAAAACAACAACGGTCATTTTATGCAAGAAATCTGGATAGCTGTCCAAGTCTTCTCCTCCAACAGAACTTTCCTTCTTGGATTCCTTAACTACTCTCTTTACTGCTACACGCCTGTGGTCTTTGAAGCTTTCTGGCCTTTTGGTGTCAGAGTTGTGAGGGTCTGAAATAAAACTATTGTTGTGAGAATTACTTGATGATGAAAACAGATGCAGAGAATTCAATGAAGTAgcttcttttttgaaatgtaGAGGATATGATTCACCTGATTTTTTGATCATCCTGTAGTTCTCATATTTATGTCTGTATAAATAGTTGCTGTTTGCCTTGGCATTAGATTTGTCTTTTGATGCTGGATGGAAATACTTGGGTTTTTGGTCAGCGCTGCTTTTAGCCGTAACAGCCTCAGGGGTAGAGTTTCTCTGAGCGCCCACACCGACCCCTGGCTGAGCGATGCTCTTTCGAGCCTTCTGTATCCTGTGTGGCCGCTTatggaattttgaaaaattactggATTGTGGGGATGATCCAAATGTTCGCTtcacatcttgttttaaagcagaGTTCTTTGGAAATGTTGCTGACTGTTGTTTAGCTAATGGTTTAGGACTGTCGATATCTATAGGTTCTTCGAGGATGTCACTTTTTCTTTTATCAAGTCCCAGAGGGCTGCCAAATGAGTCAACACATGATGACGAATGCAAGTACTccgtgtgtttttttaaaatactcctGGCTGAAGCAGTGAAGGGACACatcttacatatgtaagtagctgACTTTTTGGATGATCCAGTAACAGGGTCTTTCATGAAAGTCTTTTTTTGCGTTTTTCTCTGCGCCACGTCAGAACTGACGATAGGGCATTTTACCACTGCCCCGTGGGCAATTCCTCGATGGCATTCCAACTCATTTTCTGTCACGGCCATGAAGTTGCACTCCTCACAGCAGTAGTACCTTTTGTCTTTTTCATGAGTCTTAGCATGCTGCACAAACGTTTTAGGGCAGTTGGTACCAAACACACACTGAGGGCACTGCAGCCGTGCACTTCTCCCTTCATCCTGAAGTTCTTTCAACTCACGAATTTCCTCCattaatttctgtcttctttcttggTGAATAATCATATGCTTCAGCAGTGAGTTACGATCCCGAAACGTCCGTCCACACTCTCGACAAGCGTATGGCCTTGGGACGTTGAGATGGCGAAAGTGACTGTTGCCGTCCAAGTGATACATCATGTGCCTGTGGAGGTGCTTCTTCTCCCTGAAATTCACATTGCACTTCGTACAGGGGTAGAACGACGGCTCTTCAGTGCTGAAGGCAGCAGGTGACTCGGAATCACtttcttcacatttctttttcaagGTATTTGCAAGGAAAGTGCTAGTGTGAACAGGGGAGCTGTCTTCTCCACACGTATCTGGGTTATAAATGAGATGCTGAAAAGCACCCACAGACTCCAAGTCTTCCTCAGCTGATTCAGGCTTCACTTCTGATAATGCGCATTCCTGTGAGCCTGCTGCTTGCACTCCTTCATTCTGCTCCATAAAGTCTGCTTCTAGCATTTCTGATTTATTGGGCGCACAATTGGAGTCACTAAAGCGATCCTCAGCGTAACGAGTTATCTTGCTTACATCCATTTTtcgttttctctttttttctagacCTACTTTAGAGTGAGCTGGAGCTTTGTCTACTGTATCTTCATTAGTCATAAGAAACTGAATGAACTCTTTTTGGGGATCCCAGTTGGCATCATTTTCTGACCTAAACTCATCTGTACCTGAGCAAGTTCCTGTTAATGCACTGACACAGTCATCTTTCACCAACACATCG
This Camelus bactrianus isolate YW-2024 breed Bactrian camel chromosome 9, ASM4877302v1, whole genome shotgun sequence DNA region includes the following protein-coding sequences:
- the ZNF644 gene encoding zinc finger protein 644 isoform X2; this encodes MDDLKINTDISGAKEELLNDNSFISDKESGVHKPKDCQIPFQKNNTFTLPEELSEDKSEKALSGGQSALFVHAGAPTVSSEDFLLPKGAAVNGPVSHSSSKTSNMNKGSVSLTTGQPVDQPTTESCSALKVAADLQLSTPQKANQHQVLFLLSDVAHAKNPAHSIKKLPTSASVGCDIQNSVGSSIKSGSTLINQVEVDEDSDDVLVKDDCVSALTGTCSGTDEFRSENDANWDPQKEFIQFLMTNEDTVDKAPAHSKVGLEKKRKRKMDVSKITRYAEDRFSDSNCAPNKSEMLEADFMEQNEGVQAAGSQECALSEVKPESAEEDLESVGAFQHLIYNPDTCGEDSSPVHTSTFLANTLKKKCEESDSESPAAFSTEEPSFYPCTKCNVNFREKKHLHRHMMYHLDGNSHFRHLNVPRPYACRECGRTFRDRNSLLKHMIIHQERRQKLMEEIRELKELQDEGRSARLQCPQCVFGTNCPKTFVQHAKTHEKDKRYYCCEECNFMAVTENELECHRGIAHGAVVKCPIVSSDVAQRKTQKKTFMKDPVTGSSKKSATYICKMCPFTASARSILKKHTEYLHSSSCVDSFGSPLGLDKRKSDILEEPIDIDSPKPLAKQQSATFPKNSALKQDVKRTFGSSPQSSNFSKFHKRPHRIQKARKSIAQPGVGVGAQRNSTPEAVTAKSSADQKPKYFHPASKDKSNAKANSNYLYRHKYENYRMIKKSGESYPLHFKKEATSLNSLHLFSSSSNSHNNSFISDPHNSDTKRPESFKDHRRVAVKRVVKESKKESSVGGEDLDSYPDFLHKMTVVVLQKLNSAEKKDSYETEDESSWDNVELGDYATQTVEDDSYSGINQEHVNLFPLFKSKVEGREPGESTALSYDQNDGFYFEYYEDAGTNSFLHEIHDPQHLENAETSLSKHSSVFHWTDLSLEKKSCPYCPATFETGVGLSNHVRGHLHRAGLSYEARHVVSPEQIATSDKMQHFKRTGTGTPVKRVRKAIEKSEATSEHTCQLCGGWFDTKIGLSNHVRGHLKRLGKTKWDAHKSPICVLNEMMQNEEKYEKILKALNSRRIIPRPFVAQKFASSDDFLSQSVIPLETYRNGLKTEALSVSASEEEGLSFLNEYDETKPELPSGRKSQSLTLIELLKNKRMGEERNSSVSPQKIHNQTARKRFVQKCVLPLNEDSPLMYQPQKMDFAMHSALDCKQKKSRSRSGSKKKMLSLPHGADEVYILRCRFCGLVFRGPLSVQEDWIKHLQRHIVNANLPRTGAGMVEVTSLLKKPASITETSFSLLMAEAAS